Proteins co-encoded in one Microscilla marina ATCC 23134 genomic window:
- the rplI gene encoding 50S ribosomal protein L9 — translation MEVILKDDIQGLGYKNDIVNVKPGYGRNYLIPQGFAIHATKSAKKVLAENLKQAAHKAEKIKSDAQ, via the coding sequence ATGGAAGTAATTTTAAAAGACGATATACAAGGACTTGGTTACAAAAACGACATCGTAAATGTAAAGCCAGGTTATGGACGTAACTACTTGATTCCTCAAGGTTTTGCTATTCATGCAACTAAATCAGCCAAAAAAGTATTGGCAGAAAACCTTAAGCAGGCAGCCCACAAAGCTGAAAAAATCAAGAGCGATGCGCAGC